In Leptolyngbya iicbica LK, one DNA window encodes the following:
- a CDS encoding competence/damage-inducible protein A — protein sequence MKGSAEIICVGSELLLGDITNTNAQFLAQALAQLGIPHYYQTVVGDNPLRIQRAVAIACDRARLLIFTGGLGPTPDDLTHETLADFFGSPLEERPEIWADIQQKYARRGREVAPSNRKQALLPQGAAVLPNPGGSAPGIIWEPRPGLVVMTFPGVPKEMQMMWRETAVPYLQTEGWAAEPIYSRTLKFWGIGESNLAEQVTHLFDLENPTVAPYASQGTAKLRISARAANEAAAAALITPIADEILKIAGEHHYGDDDETLATAAGALLLQKGQTLAVAESCTGGGLGQMLTAVPGSSAYFMGGIISYDNAVKIGLLGVQPNDLATEGAVSDPVACQMAAGVRARLGTDWGIGITGIAGPGGSTDDKPVGLVYIGIAGPDRSVVSHRFQFGNFRGRDWIRHLSCCTALDLLRRSLQTS from the coding sequence ATGAAGGGAAGTGCGGAAATCATCTGTGTCGGCAGTGAATTGCTGCTGGGCGATATCACCAACACCAACGCGCAGTTTTTGGCGCAGGCTTTGGCGCAACTGGGGATTCCCCACTATTACCAAACAGTGGTGGGCGATAACCCGTTGCGCATTCAGCGGGCAGTGGCGATCGCCTGCGATCGGGCGCGGTTGCTCATCTTTACAGGAGGACTTGGACCAACGCCCGATGATCTAACCCATGAAACCCTAGCCGACTTTTTTGGCTCCCCCCTCGAAGAGCGTCCAGAAATTTGGGCCGACATTCAACAAAAATACGCCCGTCGCGGGCGCGAAGTCGCCCCCAGTAATCGCAAACAAGCGCTGTTGCCCCAGGGCGCAGCGGTACTGCCTAACCCCGGCGGCAGCGCCCCTGGCATCATCTGGGAGCCGCGCCCGGGCCTGGTAGTCATGACCTTCCCTGGCGTTCCTAAAGAAATGCAGATGATGTGGCGCGAAACCGCCGTCCCCTATCTGCAAACTGAAGGCTGGGCAGCAGAGCCCATTTATAGCCGCACCCTAAAATTTTGGGGCATCGGCGAGTCGAACCTGGCGGAACAGGTTACCCATCTATTTGACCTAGAGAATCCGACGGTGGCCCCCTATGCCAGTCAAGGTACGGCAAAATTGCGTATCTCAGCCCGTGCCGCCAATGAGGCTGCCGCTGCGGCTCTGATCACGCCGATTGCAGACGAAATCCTAAAGATTGCTGGCGAGCATCACTACGGCGATGACGACGAAACGTTAGCCACTGCGGCTGGAGCACTCCTTCTGCAAAAAGGACAGACCTTGGCAGTAGCCGAATCTTGCACTGGGGGCGGCTTAGGACAAATGTTAACGGCAGTTCCCGGCAGTTCAGCCTATTTTATGGGGGGCATCATTTCTTACGACAATGCCGTAAAAATTGGCCTGCTGGGCGTGCAGCCTAATGACTTAGCAACCGAAGGAGCCGTGAGTGATCCTGTCGCGTGTCAAATGGCGGCGGGAGTGCGAGCGCGATTGGGCACTGACTGGGGCATTGGCATTACGGGCATTGCTGGCCCTGGCGGCAGCACCGACGACAAGCCGGTCGGCCTAGTTTATATCGGCATTGCTGGCCCCGATCGCAGTGTCGTGAGTCATCGCTTTCAGTTTGGCAATTTTCGAGGCCGCGACTGGATTCGGCATCTCAGCTGTTGCACAGCGCTAGATTTGCTGCGGAGATCGCTACAGACCAGTTAA
- a CDS encoding ArnT family glycosyltransferase, whose protein sequence is MKLLVPQVSRAVWWWLGGGFVFRVIVATFLPVGFDEAYYYLYSRHLAWSYFDHPLMVALTTGMGWWPWGAGAALTIRVGALLLYPLSLLLLYVVARHLFDEKTGVLAIAIGSIAPIFWIAFGVLSSPDNALIFFWTLTCLLAAWEFIPDRFSSASSLRKATYQPTYRVALIGLTVGLACLSKYHGFILGAGLVGFCLTSDRTRKVFWSPWLLVSLVLFLLTLIPLWWWNAQNDWFSFRFHLLMRFDGDGTPNPYRPLDVLGTWGLGLLYLFPTIGLPLWWSTGKALLERIQSILQPPMSAGERVARDRLGLILWLSLPIAVGFTLLGGKQAIYPAWPAPGFWGMTLLLAHAASHWRSLTVRHWLGGTALVLGALALVALLHLNLGILQKPSNYALLGGLVPIEQDGSTTLLNVGQLRSRFAQSEPLTTALADADFVFTDEFYLSGYVDMALYPLARHPITAFSQDPRGFAFWHAPEQWRGQTAIYITLESLHPDRDELVAEFQPYFDKLEPIGEVELTRGGATAETVLIYQAENMNTAYEYPYP, encoded by the coding sequence ATGAAACTTCTTGTCCCCCAAGTTTCCCGAGCGGTTTGGTGGTGGCTGGGAGGCGGCTTCGTCTTCCGCGTGATCGTCGCCACATTTTTACCAGTCGGCTTTGATGAAGCTTACTACTACCTTTATAGTCGTCATCTGGCCTGGAGCTATTTTGACCACCCGCTGATGGTTGCTCTGACAACGGGGATGGGTTGGTGGCCTTGGGGCGCTGGGGCGGCTCTAACGATCCGTGTCGGGGCGCTGCTGCTGTATCCCTTGAGTTTGCTGCTGCTGTACGTTGTTGCGCGGCACTTGTTTGATGAAAAGACGGGGGTGCTGGCGATCGCCATTGGTTCTATCGCGCCCATCTTTTGGATTGCCTTTGGCGTCCTCTCTTCGCCCGACAATGCTCTGATTTTTTTCTGGACGCTGACCTGTTTACTGGCCGCCTGGGAATTCATTCCCGATCGCTTCTCTTCTGCTTCGTCCTTAAGAAAGGCCACTTATCAACCGACCTATCGAGTCGCTTTGATCGGCCTTACGGTCGGGCTGGCCTGCCTGAGCAAATATCACGGTTTTATTCTTGGGGCTGGGCTGGTGGGCTTTTGCCTGACCAGCGATCGCACCCGCAAAGTTTTTTGGTCACCGTGGCTGCTGGTGTCCCTCGTGCTCTTCCTGCTCACCCTGATACCGCTCTGGTGGTGGAATGCGCAAAACGATTGGTTCTCGTTCCGCTTTCATCTATTGATGCGGTTTGACGGCGATGGCACGCCCAATCCTTATCGCCCGCTGGATGTCCTCGGTACCTGGGGATTGGGGCTGCTGTACCTGTTTCCGACGATAGGTTTGCCCCTCTGGTGGAGCACGGGCAAAGCGCTGTTAGAACGTATTCAAAGCATTCTGCAACCGCCCATGAGTGCGGGCGAACGGGTAGCCCGCGATCGCCTTGGGTTAATCCTCTGGCTGTCGCTCCCCATTGCGGTCGGATTCACCCTGCTAGGAGGCAAACAAGCGATTTATCCGGCTTGGCCTGCGCCGGGATTTTGGGGCATGACGTTGTTATTGGCGCATGCCGCTAGCCACTGGCGATCGCTGACAGTACGACATTGGCTCGGTGGCACCGCTTTGGTTTTAGGCGCATTGGCACTGGTGGCCCTCCTGCATTTGAATCTAGGAATTTTACAAAAGCCGAGCAACTATGCCCTTTTAGGCGGACTGGTGCCGATCGAACAAGATGGTTCCACAACCTTGTTGAATGTGGGGCAATTGCGATCGCGCTTTGCGCAATCCGAACCGTTGACCACTGCCCTTGCCGACGCTGATTTCGTGTTCACCGACGAATTTTATCTTTCCGGCTATGTGGACATGGCGTTGTACCCACTGGCGCGTCACCCAATCACCGCCTTCAGCCAAGATCCTCGCGGTTTCGCCTTTTGGCATGCTCCTGAGCAATGGCGCGGCCAAACGGCCATCTATATTACGCTCGAAAGCTTGCACCCTGATCGCGATGAACTGGTAGCAGAATTTCAACCCTATTTCGACAAGCTAGAGCCCATCGGTGAAGTTGAACTTACCCGTGGAGGTGCCACAGCCGAGACGGTGCTGATTTACCAAGCTGAGAACATGAACACGGCGTATGAATATCCTTATCCATAG